ACTCTTACATTATGGAAGGCAGTTTAGGTCTTCGTGATATTAATAAAGAGATGGGATGGAAACTCCCAACCGATGGCCCGCGAACGCTAAATGGTTTGATTTTAGAGCACCTTGAAGAGATCCCAAACAGTAATATTAGTGCACGTATTTGTGGCTATCCGATGGAAATTTTAGAAGTTGAAAATAACACCGTCAAGTTAGTCAAAGTCATGCCAGCATTGTACCAAGAAGAAAGGCGTTAAATAACGTTGAGCGTCGTGAGCAGATCTCACGACGCATTACTTTAATCGAAGAACAAGCGCCACAACCAACTTGAATCTAAGTTTTCTCGGCAGCCTTTTAATTGTGAGGCATATTTTTTAGCACGACTATTTACTTTCCAAGACACTTTCATTAACCAGGGCTTTTTCTTATAACTTTTATTACGATAACCACCCCATCCTTCATGATAATTTAAGTACTGGCCATACGCATTCCATTTAGATACCCCATTAATTTTATGCGTTTTTGCCGTAAACCAGCCCATAAAATCTATCGCATCATCAAAATCATCTCGATCCGCCCAACTGTTACCCGTTTCTCGCTTATAATCACTCCAAGTCATTGTTTTGGCTTGTGCGTAGCCATAAGCATCGCTAGCGCGGCCAATAGGAATAAACCAGAAGTATTGCATCGGAGGCTGGGCATCATGCTTAAAACTACTTTCTTGGTACATCATAGCAAGAGGCACATGGATAGGCGTTCCCCAGGTGTCCTGCATCTCTTTCGACGCATCATACCAATCGCGGTTTTCTAAAAAAATAGAACAAATATTGTCAGGATTTTTAGGAGGAGGAGTGGCGCAAGCGCTTAAGTACAAACAACTCAAAAAAACAACAATATACTTTGGGACTTGCATACGGCAATGATCCTTTATTGAGCACATGCGCAGTGGCATATTTGTTAACATAAAGTAAAGCGAATAGGCAAAGGCATAAGTTTTTACTTACGCCTCTTATATTATCTAAGTTCGCCTATTTATTTTGAGCTTTAATGAAATATTGCTCTAAATAGTCATCAAAGTTAAGCACATCGGCTTGTTCTTTTTGCGCTTGTTTTTGTAATGAGAGTGTTTTTTGTTGTTCAAAATAGGCATCCGAATAACAACGATAATCTTGTGCTATTAGCTGCTTCTTATACTCTTTAGATAACTCTAATGCCAGTGAGCACTTACTGCGATTTTGCCCGGTAAGATGCGATAACACACGAGCAGAGCTCGTAAGCTCAGTCTTGTCAAAACGCACAGAAATATGCTTTATGGCATCACTATACTGATTGTCTGGACTGTTTTTATCAAGTACGACGGCTAATTGTTGCAATTCCTCACTTAGCATTTCTCCCCACGCAGCGATTGTTTTAGTTGAGCCTTCAATCTCTAACTGCAGATCAGGTTTACGCCCTTGCGTCACCACGCAATCAAAATTTTTCGCATAATGCTGCTCTTCTGCCTTCGTTAAGCTATCCGAAGGACGCATGGCACACCAAATGAGGAAAAGATCTAAGAAGTAAACTTGCTCTTCACTGATCCCCACTTTTTCAAAAGGGTTCACATCAAGAGAGCGAATTTCAATATATTCAACGCCGCGAGCATGCAATGCTTGAGAAGGCGTTTCACCTTCGTTTAATACTCGTTTAGGACGAATAGAGGCGTACAGTTCATTCTCGATTTGTAAAACATTGTCGTTGAGTTGTACATAGTTACCCGCATTTTTAATGCCTAACTTTTTAAATTCAGGTGATTTATGCTGCAGAGCATCACGCACCGACGTTATATACTCGGGTAAACTATTGTAAGCGATATTCAGCGCTGCCTGCTCACTGCTGGTATAGCCTAAGTCGCTAAGACGAAGTGAGGTTGCATAGGGTAAGTAAATACATTCTTCATCAAATTCTTGAAAGTCAAAAAGGGTTTCTTTACCTTGAATAAAAGATCGGCAAATAGCAGGCGAAGCACCAAATAGAAAAGGAATGACCCAACCATAACGGAAATAATTGCGCATTAAGCCTAAATATCCCGCGGATTGGCGCTCTTTTCCGCTTAATGGCGAATCATGTATCTCTGCCCAAACAGGCCAAAAATCGTTTGGTAATGAGAAGTTATAATGCACGCCTGAAATAATTTGCATCATACTGCCATAACGATTGCTTAAGCCTTGTCGATACGTTGTTTTCATTCGACCGACATTAGATGAGCCATACTGTGCTAACTCAACGGCGCTTTGGTCATTTACATAACAAGGCATACTAATCGGCCAAAGTGTTTCATTTACATCTAAATTTTTAGCCACGTAATGATGTATATCATTGAGATAATCGAATAACTGAGGCACTGTTTTTGCAACAGGGGTAATAAACTCTAATAAACTTTCTGCATAATCTGTCGTAATTGATGAATGACAAAGTGCGCTACCAAAGGCATAGGGATGTGATTTTTGTGAAAGATGAGCATTTTCATCAACGCGTAATGCTTCGCGTTCAATACCTCGGCCTAAGCCTATTATTGATTGTGGTTGTTGTTCTATAACCGCTAAGCGTTGCTTAAAAGTAAGAGACACGATATACCCTTAGTAAGATCTGATCCGAATAAATAGGTTACCTAATTTATTAGCGGATAACAAATACAAAATAAAAAAAACACAGTGAATTTCAGCATTAATTCCCACAAGTTAGCTTAACGGCGCTCATAACAAATGCTTAGTGATTGTGTTTATTTATTTTTAAAAAACAGAAAACATTGCAGAGTCGCAATTCTAATAGGAACTATACGTTGAGTGGGTAATAAGGAATGGGTCGCTACATTAAGTTAATACAATAAAACGTAAAAATAGTTACCCGGTAACACATAACGTTTTTACATAATATAAACAGATTTAAAATGGGAGTAGATTTGTTTTTGATTTAATATATATAAAGGAATGTACTAATAAAATGGTGCGGGTGAAGGGATTCGAACCCCTGACCGCCTGGTTCGTAGCCAGGTACTCTATCCAGCTGAGCTACACCCGCATAGATGCATAATATGATGGAACATATTATTAAGCTCAAAGAACAAAAAGCAGTATAAATAAAGCTTTAAAAGAATGGTGCGGGTGAAGGGATTCGAACCCCTGACCGCCTGGTTCGTAGCCAGGTACTCTATCCAGCTGAGCTACACCCGCCG
The sequence above is a segment of the Psychromonas sp. CNPT3 genome. Coding sequences within it:
- a CDS encoding transglycosylase SLT domain-containing protein, whose product is MQVPKYIVVFLSCLYLSACATPPPKNPDNICSIFLENRDWYDASKEMQDTWGTPIHVPLAMMYQESSFKHDAQPPMQYFWFIPIGRASDAYGYAQAKTMTWSDYKRETGNSWADRDDFDDAIDFMGWFTAKTHKINGVSKWNAYGQYLNYHEGWGGYRNKSYKKKPWLMKVSWKVNSRAKKYASQLKGCRENLDSSWLWRLFFD
- the gshA gene encoding glutamate--cysteine ligase, with translation MSLTFKQRLAVIEQQPQSIIGLGRGIEREALRVDENAHLSQKSHPYAFGSALCHSSITTDYAESLLEFITPVAKTVPQLFDYLNDIHHYVAKNLDVNETLWPISMPCYVNDQSAVELAQYGSSNVGRMKTTYRQGLSNRYGSMMQIISGVHYNFSLPNDFWPVWAEIHDSPLSGKERQSAGYLGLMRNYFRYGWVIPFLFGASPAICRSFIQGKETLFDFQEFDEECIYLPYATSLRLSDLGYTSSEQAALNIAYNSLPEYITSVRDALQHKSPEFKKLGIKNAGNYVQLNDNVLQIENELYASIRPKRVLNEGETPSQALHARGVEYIEIRSLDVNPFEKVGISEEQVYFLDLFLIWCAMRPSDSLTKAEEQHYAKNFDCVVTQGRKPDLQLEIEGSTKTIAAWGEMLSEELQQLAVVLDKNSPDNQYSDAIKHISVRFDKTELTSSARVLSHLTGQNRSKCSLALELSKEYKKQLIAQDYRCYSDAYFEQQKTLSLQKQAQKEQADVLNFDDYLEQYFIKAQNK